One genomic segment of bacterium includes these proteins:
- the bamD gene encoding outer membrane protein assembly factor BamD — protein sequence MKRLLYLLAILGFFSACGNGVTDDPILRLSAAEAMAEGKALVEKGKYGLAREYFQHAFEVEPNSAMGREALLLVADALFQQGGSQGYLKAEAKYRDFQNRFPTSDRSAYVQFQLARSLEERIRPPDRDQSISRKALEAFEDVIQIFPTSEYAVEARERIKGIRQTLAQSEFMKGRFNQKIRLHQAAASRYEEILEEFPEYLETDKVLFFLIRSLQVLERADEAAEIRKRLTEEHPQSEYLSQLSE from the coding sequence TTGAAGCGCTTACTGTACCTGCTGGCCATTCTCGGATTCTTCAGCGCGTGTGGCAACGGCGTTACCGACGATCCGATCCTGCGGCTCTCGGCGGCAGAGGCCATGGCTGAGGGCAAGGCCCTGGTCGAGAAGGGGAAGTACGGTTTGGCGCGGGAGTATTTCCAGCATGCGTTCGAGGTCGAGCCAAACTCAGCCATGGGGCGGGAGGCACTGTTGCTGGTAGCCGACGCGCTGTTTCAGCAGGGAGGCTCCCAGGGCTATCTCAAGGCGGAAGCCAAGTACCGAGATTTCCAGAACCGGTTTCCCACCAGTGACCGGTCGGCCTACGTTCAGTTCCAACTCGCGCGCAGCTTGGAAGAGCGCATTCGTCCGCCGGACCGGGATCAGTCGATCAGCCGCAAGGCCCTCGAGGCTTTCGAAGACGTGATTCAGATCTTTCCGACCAGCGAGTATGCCGTGGAAGCGCGCGAGAGAATCAAGGGCATCCGGCAGACCCTTGCGCAGTCGGAGTTCATGAAGGGACGGTTCAATCAGAAGATCCGGCTTCATCAGGCGGCGGCGAGTCGCTATGAGGAGATTCTCGAGGAGTTTCCGGAGTACCTCGAGACCGACAAGGTGCTTTTCTTTCTCATCCGGTCGCTGCAGGTCCTCGAGCGGGCCGACGAAGCCGCGGAAATCCGCAAGCGGTTGACGGAAGAGCATCCGCAGAGCGAGTATCTGAGCCAACTCTCGGAGTGA
- a CDS encoding isoprenyl transferase, which produces MKKLVQLAEPGSADDLLARKLDLGALPRHVAVIMDGNGRWAQSRGLPRVEGHRAGVASVRDTIEASAQLGLDVLTLYAFSVENWKRPRYEVWTLMNLLKEYLLKEMASLVKNDIRLKVLGRWRELDPSVVSLIERAERETEDCAGLQLNIALNYSGRSEIVDACRQIVSDWAQGKGTDIDEETLGRYLYTAGLPDPDLLIRTSGEMRISNFLLWQISYTEIYVTKTLWPDFRRAQLFEAILDFQSRARRFGALLEDSDRDVRNNRSG; this is translated from the coding sequence ATGAAGAAGCTAGTACAGCTGGCGGAACCGGGTTCTGCTGACGACCTTTTGGCGCGCAAACTGGACCTGGGCGCCTTGCCTCGGCACGTTGCCGTCATCATGGACGGCAACGGCCGCTGGGCACAGAGCCGCGGCCTGCCCCGGGTCGAAGGCCATCGTGCCGGTGTCGCTTCGGTGCGCGACACGATCGAAGCCTCGGCACAGCTGGGTCTCGACGTTCTGACCCTCTACGCGTTCTCGGTCGAGAACTGGAAACGGCCCCGCTACGAGGTTTGGACCTTGATGAACCTTCTCAAGGAGTACCTGCTCAAGGAGATGGCCAGCCTGGTCAAGAACGACATTCGCCTCAAGGTCCTCGGTCGCTGGCGTGAGCTCGATCCATCGGTCGTGTCGCTGATCGAGCGTGCCGAGAGGGAGACCGAGGACTGCGCCGGTCTGCAGCTCAACATCGCTCTCAATTACTCGGGCCGCTCCGAGATCGTCGACGCCTGCCGGCAGATTGTCTCCGATTGGGCGCAGGGCAAGGGCACCGATATCGACGAGGAAACGCTTGGCCGCTACCTCTATACCGCCGGCCTACCAGACCCCGATCTCCTGATCCGAACCTCCGGTGAAATGCGCATCAGCAATTTCTTGCTCTGGCAGATCTCGTACACGGAGATCTACGTGACCAAGACTCTCTGGCCGGACTTTCGACGCGCCCAGCTGTTTGAAGCGATCCTCGACTTTCAATCCCGCGCCCGGCGTTTTGGCGCGCTGCTCGAAGACTCGGACCGGGACGTTCGCAACAACCGGTCCGGATAG
- the truA gene encoding tRNA pseudouridine(38-40) synthase TruA, with protein MVRCLTVAYRGTRYSGWQRQPNGVTIQQRLEEALEAVLGERVRVIGAGRTDAGVHARGQVAHIGRYPGGPDRSVGSDLPDAAFVHGTNRHLPPDIRILEARRMAEGFHARNSAISKVYTYRMVPTRVLSPLDSVFAAQVDPRIRVEPMREALAGLVGRHDFTAFALAGGAHKDPHRRIMRAALRESDGGDLIFEVEGDGFLRGMVRSLVGTLLEVGRARRSPTEFLKLLAGAPRSAAGPTAPPQGLVLEKVRYPSTPAE; from the coding sequence ATGGTTCGCTGCTTGACCGTGGCTTATCGGGGCACCCGATACTCCGGCTGGCAGCGGCAACCGAACGGCGTCACGATTCAGCAGCGCCTGGAAGAAGCGCTCGAGGCAGTCCTCGGCGAGAGAGTTCGGGTGATCGGTGCCGGCCGCACGGATGCCGGAGTCCACGCCCGCGGTCAAGTGGCCCACATCGGCCGCTACCCAGGAGGGCCGGATCGTTCGGTCGGGAGTGATCTTCCAGACGCGGCCTTTGTCCACGGTACGAATCGCCATCTTCCACCGGACATACGCATCCTGGAGGCTCGCCGGATGGCCGAGGGCTTCCACGCCCGCAACAGCGCGATCAGCAAGGTCTACACCTACAGGATGGTGCCGACCCGTGTGCTGTCACCGCTCGACAGCGTCTTTGCGGCGCAGGTCGACCCCAGGATTCGGGTCGAACCGATGCGAGAGGCCCTGGCGGGGCTCGTGGGCCGGCACGATTTCACCGCGTTTGCGCTCGCCGGGGGCGCCCACAAGGATCCCCATCGGCGCATCATGCGAGCGGCGTTGCGCGAGAGCGACGGTGGCGATTTGATCTTCGAGGTCGAAGGCGACGGCTTTTTGCGGGGGATGGTCCGGTCCCTGGTCGGAACGTTGCTGGAAGTCGGGCGAGCCAGGAGGAGTCCGACCGAGTTCCTGAAGCTGCTGGCGGGGGCACCGCGCTCGGCGGCCGGCCCGACCGCACCGCCTCAGGGACTGGTTCTGGAGAAGGTCCGCTACCCCTCGACCCCAGCCGAATAG
- a CDS encoding GNAT family N-acetyltransferase — protein MHPERIQDKPNSVTIRPVRASDAALLDRWRLEPSVREHQPLSDASAAQLLADLNRQRSDDLYSSRGQRFQWLVLDELQPAGWITLVIINWSHGLAEIGYALSTEFQRRGLMAEALRILLADLFEHTTIRRVEARCAISNRASQRVLDAVGFEREGRLRGYFVLRGQEIDNYLYAILKDDRRPGRLSVGL, from the coding sequence ATGCATCCGGAGCGAATTCAAGACAAGCCCAACTCGGTCACGATCAGGCCGGTTCGGGCCTCCGACGCGGCGTTGCTCGATCGATGGCGACTCGAGCCGAGCGTGCGCGAGCATCAACCGCTGTCCGATGCCTCCGCGGCGCAGCTACTCGCGGATCTGAACCGCCAACGAAGCGACGACCTCTATTCGTCGCGCGGCCAGAGATTCCAGTGGCTGGTACTCGACGAGCTTCAACCGGCGGGTTGGATCACGCTGGTGATCATCAATTGGAGCCACGGGCTCGCCGAGATCGGATACGCGCTTTCGACCGAGTTCCAGCGCCGAGGGCTCATGGCCGAAGCCCTCCGGATCCTGCTGGCCGACCTCTTCGAGCACACCACCATTCGACGCGTCGAGGCGCGCTGCGCGATAAGCAATCGAGCGTCGCAGCGAGTCCTCGATGCCGTGGGCTTCGAGCGCGAAGGTCGGCTACGTGGCTACTTCGTGCTCCGCGGGCAGGAGATAGACAACTATCTCTATGCGATTCTGAAAGACGACCGGCGACCGGGGCGACTGAGCGTCGGCTTATGA
- a CDS encoding UvrD-helicase domain-containing protein — protein MDLERDLNAQQLEAVTHGEGPQLVLAGAGSGKTRVITHRVAWLVTQLGIDPSAIVAVTFTNKAAAEMRERVEGLVQFRPLPTFVGTFHGFSLRLLRRYGERVGLKPGFLIFDRDDQISMVKKALKNEGLADSSYPPRSVLAAIGSAKNRLLDPSMFESQAGSFFDQKVAILYRSYQGLLQRGGGVDFDDMIRLAVALLADNPDIKERLHSQIHYLMVDEFQDTNHAQMRLVLELVGAKGNLTAVGDEDQGIYRWRGADLDNVLDFEKYFDDPAVRKLERNYRSTQNILSAAGAVVENNRRRRGKTLWTDSGSGDPVELYRAGDEQDEARWIANTLELLRDKRRWSEMAVLVRTNAQTRAIEERLLDRRIPYVLVGGLRFYERAEIKDLVAYLRLLRNPQDDYSLSRIINQPPRGIGKATRDLLEQSQSSTSSTLWDALLHLEPGRFPRRSAKALNGFRDLILRLAEDSKHLALPELLEKILEETGYVDLYRKEDQESQAKLENIREFVTAVHEFVEEKRHEEEDLLGAFLDHASLVSDIDGWQSDRGVSVMTLHSAKGLEFPTVIVAGLEEGLLPHFNALGGEEDVEEERRLLYVGMTRAQKTLFLTCCRRRRIAGRYQDQEQSRFIVEIPEECLTISDSPDLFANARTSGVYSFFGRTQPSSPDPSSGSRGLSRGRRVRHPTLGDGVVLESEGEGDSGKLTVYFDRVGKRKLVAKYASLEYL, from the coding sequence TTGGATCTGGAACGCGATCTCAACGCGCAGCAGCTCGAAGCGGTTACCCACGGTGAGGGCCCACAGCTGGTGCTGGCGGGTGCCGGTTCCGGCAAGACCCGAGTCATAACTCATCGTGTCGCCTGGCTGGTGACGCAGCTGGGAATCGATCCGTCCGCGATCGTGGCCGTGACCTTTACCAACAAGGCTGCGGCCGAGATGCGCGAGCGCGTCGAGGGTCTCGTGCAGTTTCGGCCTCTGCCCACCTTCGTGGGTACGTTTCACGGATTCTCGTTGCGCCTGTTGAGGCGCTACGGCGAGCGCGTCGGCTTGAAGCCGGGGTTTCTCATCTTCGATCGCGACGACCAAATCTCCATGGTCAAGAAAGCGTTGAAGAACGAAGGGCTCGCGGACTCTTCGTACCCGCCACGTAGCGTCCTGGCCGCCATCGGCTCGGCCAAGAATCGCCTCCTTGATCCGTCGATGTTCGAGTCCCAGGCAGGCAGCTTCTTCGATCAGAAGGTGGCGATTCTGTACCGCAGTTACCAGGGACTTCTGCAGCGCGGCGGGGGAGTCGACTTCGACGACATGATTCGACTCGCGGTCGCCCTGCTGGCCGACAATCCGGATATCAAGGAGCGCCTGCACAGTCAGATTCACTACCTGATGGTCGACGAGTTTCAGGACACCAATCACGCGCAGATGCGTCTCGTGCTGGAGCTGGTAGGAGCGAAGGGAAACCTGACCGCGGTCGGAGACGAAGATCAGGGAATCTACCGCTGGCGCGGCGCGGACCTGGACAACGTGCTGGATTTCGAGAAGTACTTCGACGATCCGGCGGTGAGAAAGCTCGAACGCAACTATCGCTCCACACAGAACATCCTCTCTGCGGCCGGTGCCGTGGTGGAGAACAACAGACGCCGCCGAGGCAAGACGCTGTGGACGGACTCCGGCTCCGGCGATCCGGTCGAGCTCTACCGTGCTGGCGACGAACAGGACGAGGCCCGCTGGATCGCGAATACGCTCGAGCTCTTGCGCGACAAGCGGCGCTGGAGCGAGATGGCGGTGTTGGTTCGCACCAACGCCCAGACGCGCGCGATCGAGGAACGCTTGCTCGATCGGCGGATCCCCTATGTGCTGGTTGGCGGACTGCGATTCTATGAGCGCGCCGAGATCAAGGATCTAGTCGCCTATCTGCGACTGCTGCGCAATCCGCAAGACGATTACTCGCTGAGCAGAATCATCAATCAGCCGCCTCGGGGAATCGGCAAAGCCACTCGAGACCTTCTCGAGCAAAGTCAGAGCTCGACTTCCTCGACCCTCTGGGACGCCCTACTGCATCTCGAGCCGGGGCGGTTCCCGCGCCGCAGTGCCAAGGCTCTGAATGGCTTTCGTGATTTGATTCTGCGACTTGCCGAGGACTCCAAGCATCTCGCCCTGCCCGAGCTTCTGGAAAAGATCCTCGAGGAGACCGGGTATGTCGACCTCTACCGCAAAGAGGATCAGGAGTCCCAGGCCAAGCTCGAGAATATCCGCGAGTTCGTGACCGCGGTTCATGAGTTCGTCGAGGAGAAGAGACACGAGGAAGAGGATCTCCTGGGAGCCTTCTTGGATCACGCGTCTCTGGTCTCCGATATTGATGGCTGGCAGTCCGATCGGGGGGTCTCGGTCATGACGCTTCACAGTGCCAAGGGGCTGGAGTTCCCGACCGTGATTGTCGCCGGGCTGGAAGAGGGGCTCCTGCCTCACTTCAACGCGCTCGGTGGAGAGGAAGACGTCGAAGAGGAACGCCGTCTCTTGTACGTCGGCATGACGCGAGCACAGAAGACGCTTTTCCTGACCTGCTGCCGCCGACGTAGGATTGCGGGTCGCTACCAGGACCAGGAGCAGTCGCGCTTCATTGTCGAGATTCCGGAGGAATGTCTCACGATCTCGGACAGCCCGGATCTCTTTGCCAACGCCCGGACCAGCGGCGTTTACAGTTTCTTTGGGCGCACTCAGCCAAGCTCGCCGGACCCCTCTTCCGGGTCGCGAGGCTTATCGCGAGGCCGTCGTGTGCGTCATCCGACTTTGGGTGACGGCGTCGTGCTCGAAAGCGAGGGCGAGGGCGACAGCGGCAAGCTCACGGTCTACTTCGACCGGGTTGGCAAGCGGAAGCTGGTGGCCAAGTACGCGAGCCTGGAGTACCTCTAG
- a CDS encoding peroxiredoxin family protein — MPEALQIGDEAPNFDLASTEDVVLMLRDEVPRTPVLLFFFGSVEAEATRSDLEVLREASRELAESGVKIMGVSAAKLEELKAVQRELGLGFPLLHDDRNLSAAYGVEAREGAQSEAEVLVLVGRNQKVRWIGRPPAAIEAIRAAAAPAQKVSSTVNYPRKVINRLVDRWVN; from the coding sequence ATGCCAGAAGCACTTCAGATCGGAGACGAAGCACCCAACTTTGATCTCGCGTCGACCGAGGACGTCGTTCTCATGCTCAGGGACGAAGTGCCGCGGACTCCGGTCCTGCTTTTCTTTTTCGGTTCGGTAGAGGCCGAGGCAACGAGATCCGACCTGGAGGTTCTGCGCGAAGCCTCGAGAGAGCTGGCCGAGTCGGGAGTCAAGATCATGGGCGTCTCGGCGGCCAAGTTGGAGGAGCTCAAGGCCGTGCAGAGGGAGTTGGGTCTCGGGTTTCCACTGCTCCACGACGACCGCAATCTTTCGGCGGCGTACGGCGTTGAGGCCCGAGAAGGGGCGCAGAGCGAAGCGGAGGTTCTCGTTCTCGTGGGACGGAACCAGAAGGTGCGCTGGATCGGTCGGCCTCCGGCTGCGATCGAGGCCATCCGGGCGGCAGCAGCGCCCGCCCAGAAGGTGTCTTCGACCGTCAACTATCCCCGAAAAGTAATCAATCGGCTCGTAGACCGTTGGGTCAACTGA
- the rseP gene encoding RIP metalloprotease RseP, with product MTTLLINSAAFIFALGVIIFVHEAGHLLAAKLFRVHAHVFSLGFGKRLWGFNRGGTDYRVSVFPLGGYVQLSGEDPSEVGDDPSEFLNKPRWQRIVVYLAGPAMNILLAIFLVAVVFMVGIEVAAPPDLPSIVGSVRPDSPADRAGLAPGDVITAIGEKPVKRWEEVRFAILTSPGKPIELGFQRADEELTTTVVPDTVPKYEFGDAGVFPEMLPRVAGLFPGDPAEAAGLLVGDEIRTVDGRPLSGQRDFVDYLSKRPGVPIEIEVLRGSGALKLEVVPRESDGRGWIGVSLASTSFQRYGPLEAVVQSCRFNWDVTLQTFSVLGKIFSGQLAAKSALSGPIQIAALSGAAARSGFRNLLYLMGLISISIAILNLMPVPVLDGGQIAILLVESVFRRDLSLTLKERVNQVGFVLIIMLMVMVIYFDLRKVIPEGMLPGS from the coding sequence ATGACGACGCTCTTGATCAATTCGGCTGCGTTTATTTTCGCCCTTGGGGTGATCATCTTTGTTCACGAAGCCGGTCACCTACTGGCGGCCAAGCTTTTTCGCGTCCATGCCCATGTTTTCTCACTCGGCTTCGGCAAGCGCCTGTGGGGGTTCAATCGCGGCGGTACGGACTACCGGGTCTCGGTTTTTCCCCTGGGCGGCTACGTACAGCTGAGTGGTGAGGATCCGAGCGAGGTCGGGGATGACCCGAGCGAGTTTCTGAACAAGCCTCGCTGGCAGCGCATCGTGGTCTATCTGGCCGGACCGGCGATGAATATTCTGCTCGCGATCTTTCTGGTCGCGGTGGTGTTCATGGTCGGAATCGAGGTCGCGGCACCGCCGGATCTGCCTTCGATAGTCGGTAGCGTGCGACCCGATTCGCCGGCCGATCGGGCCGGATTGGCGCCGGGGGATGTGATCACCGCCATCGGCGAGAAACCCGTGAAGCGGTGGGAGGAAGTCCGTTTCGCGATTCTGACCTCTCCGGGCAAGCCGATCGAACTCGGATTCCAGAGAGCGGATGAAGAGCTGACCACGACGGTTGTGCCGGATACGGTCCCGAAATATGAGTTCGGCGACGCCGGTGTGTTTCCGGAGATGCTGCCCCGCGTGGCCGGGCTCTTTCCGGGAGACCCTGCCGAAGCGGCTGGACTGCTGGTGGGCGATGAGATTCGCACTGTCGACGGCCGCCCTCTGAGCGGGCAGCGAGACTTCGTCGACTACCTGTCAAAGCGGCCGGGCGTACCGATCGAGATCGAGGTTCTGCGCGGAAGCGGAGCTCTGAAGCTGGAGGTCGTGCCTCGGGAAAGCGACGGGCGAGGTTGGATCGGCGTTAGCCTGGCGTCGACCTCGTTTCAGCGCTATGGACCGCTCGAGGCCGTCGTGCAGAGCTGTCGGTTCAACTGGGACGTGACTTTGCAGACGTTCTCGGTTCTGGGCAAGATTTTCTCGGGTCAGCTCGCCGCCAAGAGCGCGCTCTCTGGACCGATCCAGATCGCGGCTCTCAGTGGTGCGGCGGCTCGCTCGGGCTTCCGCAATCTGCTGTACCTCATGGGCCTGATCAGCATCAGCATTGCCATTCTGAATCTGATGCCGGTGCCGGTCCTGGATGGCGGCCAGATCGCGATTCTCTTGGTTGAAAGCGTCTTCCGGCGCGATCTGTCGTTGACTCTCAAAGAGCGAGTCAATCAAGTTGGATTCGTTTTGATCATCATGTTGATGGTCATGGTCATCTACTTTGACCTGCGCAAGGTGATTCCGGAAGGCATGCTTCCGGGCTCGTGA
- a CDS encoding glycosyltransferase — translation MTADLVLVLYYLTLGVLAVFGGHRMVLLILYYRTRHRAPARPEEPAEWPVVTVQLPLYNEMYVAERLIRAVGALDYPRDRFHIQVLDDSTDETSEIVARAVEEQREQGVSIVHVQRSDRTGFKAGALEHGLAMAPGDLITIFDADFVPHSTYLREIVPYLADPETGAGLGMVQACWEHLNREYSLLTRIQAIFLDGHFLVEHAARNRSGCFFNFNGTAGIWRKQAILDAGGWQHDTLTEDLDLSYRAQLAGWRFLFVPELKVAAELPVDVNAFKRQQFRWAKGSIQTARKLLPRILRARIALRVKAEALIHLTNNLSYLLMVVLSLLVFPAMVFRRGAPSSTLLLIDLPLFLCATLSVLAFYATSQLSGRQGGGKRLKHLAPLMGLGIGLAINNSRAVLEGLSRKVGVFERTPKYRIEDRRDDWRGKKYKVRTNLATTIEGILAVWFAVVFVLAWQWGMWLSLPFLYLFLQGYCYIYALSLFSGGLGGSFRAPKAVAATPVDAGS, via the coding sequence ATGACCGCTGACCTTGTGCTGGTTCTTTACTACTTGACGCTCGGAGTACTGGCCGTGTTTGGCGGACATCGAATGGTCCTCCTGATCCTCTACTATCGTACACGGCACCGAGCCCCGGCCCGTCCGGAAGAACCCGCCGAGTGGCCGGTGGTCACCGTTCAACTACCTCTCTACAACGAGATGTACGTCGCCGAGCGCTTGATTCGCGCGGTCGGTGCACTCGACTATCCCCGCGATCGCTTTCACATCCAAGTTCTGGACGATTCGACTGACGAAACTTCAGAGATCGTCGCCCGAGCCGTCGAGGAACAGCGCGAGCAAGGCGTTTCCATCGTGCACGTCCAGCGAAGCGATCGAACGGGGTTCAAGGCCGGCGCTCTTGAACACGGCCTGGCGATGGCGCCAGGCGACCTGATCACAATTTTCGACGCCGATTTCGTACCCCACTCGACCTACCTTCGCGAGATCGTTCCCTATCTCGCAGACCCGGAAACCGGTGCCGGCCTCGGCATGGTGCAGGCCTGCTGGGAGCATCTCAACCGCGAGTACTCACTACTGACGCGAATTCAGGCGATATTCTTGGACGGTCACTTTCTGGTAGAACACGCCGCCCGCAACCGAAGTGGCTGCTTCTTCAACTTCAACGGCACCGCCGGAATCTGGAGAAAACAGGCCATTCTCGACGCCGGCGGCTGGCAACACGATACGTTGACCGAGGACCTCGATCTGTCCTATCGGGCTCAACTCGCCGGCTGGCGATTCCTGTTCGTGCCGGAGCTCAAAGTGGCCGCGGAGCTGCCGGTGGATGTCAACGCGTTCAAGCGCCAGCAGTTCAGATGGGCCAAGGGCTCGATCCAAACCGCTCGCAAGCTCCTGCCGCGAATCCTGAGAGCTCGGATCGCCCTGAGAGTCAAGGCCGAGGCGCTGATTCATCTGACCAATAACCTGAGCTACCTGTTGATGGTCGTGCTGTCGCTTCTCGTCTTTCCGGCGATGGTGTTCAGGCGGGGCGCTCCCTCCTCGACTCTGCTGCTCATCGACCTACCGCTGTTCTTGTGCGCCACGCTGTCCGTGCTGGCGTTCTACGCCACCAGCCAGCTCTCCGGGAGGCAGGGTGGGGGCAAACGCCTCAAGCATCTGGCTCCCCTGATGGGTCTGGGCATCGGGCTCGCCATCAACAACTCACGCGCTGTGCTGGAAGGTCTGTCGAGGAAGGTAGGCGTCTTCGAGCGCACCCCGAAATACAGGATCGAAGACCGTCGTGACGACTGGCGCGGCAAGAAGTACAAGGTTCGAACCAACCTCGCCACTACGATCGAGGGCATCCTGGCTGTCTGGTTTGCGGTGGTCTTCGTTCTGGCCTGGCAATGGGGAATGTGGCTGTCTTTGCCTTTTCTGTATCTTTTTCTTCAGGGTTATTGCTACATCTACGCTCTGTCGCTATTTTCAGGAGGTCTCGGCGGCTCGTTCCGAGCGCCTAAGGCGGTTGCCGCTACCCCGGTCGATGCGGGTTCCTGA
- a CDS encoding phosphatidate cytidylyltransferase, with protein MARVLTAAIGAPLALAALFLLPREGFLAVAAVLCLIAAVELARLSRATGASRAVSLLPAFVLLATLLLVEPAIGRFADLEASLRLLLLALLVTLGASLAGLQSKGKIRERGLAASFLGFGTVYVALPIAAFDQLRARDPWLVVLLLATVWLTDTGAFLVGSKWGRRKLAPTVSPNKSWEGAWGGLLLGLLAAGLWSWLRTGALEPLWLLAGAAISVAGQLGDLFESMFKRAAGVKDSGALLPGHGGMLDRLDSLIVAAPVLELICRLFHPAGP; from the coding sequence ATGGCGCGCGTCCTAACGGCGGCGATTGGCGCACCGTTGGCGCTGGCGGCGCTGTTTCTTCTCCCACGAGAGGGTTTCTTGGCCGTGGCGGCGGTGCTGTGCCTAATCGCCGCTGTCGAACTTGCGCGTCTGAGCCGAGCAACGGGTGCCAGCCGGGCAGTCTCCCTTCTACCGGCCTTCGTTCTACTGGCGACGCTACTTCTGGTGGAGCCTGCCATCGGTCGGTTTGCCGATCTGGAAGCCAGCTTGCGCCTTCTCTTGCTGGCTCTGCTGGTGACGCTGGGAGCCTCTCTGGCAGGGCTTCAGTCCAAGGGCAAGATCCGCGAGCGAGGCCTGGCTGCGTCGTTTCTGGGATTCGGTACGGTCTACGTGGCGCTTCCGATTGCGGCGTTCGATCAACTGCGGGCGCGAGATCCCTGGCTGGTCGTTCTGCTGCTCGCCACCGTCTGGCTGACAGACACCGGGGCTTTTCTGGTCGGCAGCAAGTGGGGGAGGCGGAAGCTGGCGCCGACGGTGAGCCCGAACAAGAGCTGGGAGGGAGCCTGGGGTGGATTGCTGCTGGGATTGCTGGCCGCCGGTCTCTGGTCGTGGTTGCGAACCGGGGCACTTGAGCCGCTGTGGCTCTTAGCGGGCGCCGCGATTTCGGTCGCGGGTCAGCTTGGCGATCTCTTCGAGTCGATGTTCAAGCGAGCAGCCGGGGTCAAAGACTCAGGAGCGCTTCTACCGGGACATGGCGGCATGCTTGACCGCCTGGATTCGCTGATCGTGGCGGCGCCGGTTCTGGAGTTGATCTGTCGCCTCTTCCACCCGGCCGGGCCCTGA
- the rpe gene encoding ribulose-phosphate 3-epimerase, translating to MMRIAPSLLAGDLARLADEAATCQRGRADFLHLDVMDGHFVPNLTFGAPVVAALAKHTDVPLDVHLMVSNPDLLLDDYLAVKPARLAVHWEAVTHMDRLLARIGEAGVDAGIAINPATGVEVLRDVLPLTKFVLFMTVNPGFAGQAFIPYVLDKMRRFREMVARDSATVGIAVDGGVGPDTIRGVAEAGADLAVAGSAVFGAAEPEEAIARLRSLAEGID from the coding sequence CTGATGCGGATCGCTCCCTCTTTGCTCGCGGGCGACCTCGCCCGCCTCGCGGACGAGGCGGCCACTTGTCAAAGGGGACGGGCCGATTTCTTGCATCTGGATGTCATGGATGGCCACTTCGTGCCCAATCTGACCTTTGGCGCTCCGGTCGTTGCCGCGTTGGCGAAGCACACCGATGTGCCCCTGGACGTTCACCTGATGGTCTCGAACCCCGATCTGCTCCTGGACGACTACCTAGCCGTGAAGCCCGCTCGGTTGGCGGTGCATTGGGAGGCGGTCACTCATATGGATCGGCTGCTTGCCAGAATAGGCGAGGCCGGAGTCGACGCGGGCATTGCCATCAATCCCGCGACCGGTGTCGAGGTCCTGAGAGACGTCCTGCCCCTGACGAAATTCGTGCTCTTCATGACCGTGAATCCCGGATTTGCAGGCCAGGCGTTCATACCCTACGTGCTGGACAAGATGAGGCGCTTCCGCGAGATGGTCGCTCGCGACTCCGCGACCGTTGGAATCGCTGTGGACGGAGGTGTCGGACCGGATACGATCCGTGGCGTGGCCGAGGCCGGAGCCGATCTTGCCGTCGCAGGCTCGGCGGTTTTCGGAGCAGCCGAGCCGGAAGAAGCTATCGCTCGACTTCGGAGCCTGGCGGAGGGAATCGATTGA
- a CDS encoding PASTA domain-containing protein, protein MSPSVKLRGHSAKPLRWLAWLTYAGILGVVFVVTAYFSFSFFVRSGVTAVPDLRGASITDAEALVRDQGLRIEWSEEARYDESVAANHVMRQEPRSGSLVKRGALVKATVSLGREVVIVPDVSERALQAAQVTLAAQGLSLGKVANVFSGGGRPGTVVTQDPPAGASVNRGRPVDLYLNLDNRASVFVMPDLVYRGYAEVRRYFERRDMRLGSVKFESYEGISPGIILRQHPLPGHPLRKSDVISLVVTHEELES, encoded by the coding sequence GTGAGTCCCTCCGTCAAACTGCGCGGTCATTCCGCGAAACCGCTCCGCTGGCTGGCGTGGTTGACCTACGCCGGAATTCTTGGGGTCGTCTTCGTGGTTACCGCCTATTTCTCATTCAGCTTCTTCGTGCGCAGCGGGGTCACGGCGGTTCCCGACTTGCGGGGAGCCTCCATTACCGACGCCGAGGCTCTGGTTCGCGATCAGGGGTTGCGAATCGAATGGTCCGAAGAGGCCCGTTATGATGAGTCGGTAGCGGCCAACCACGTGATGCGGCAGGAGCCTCGTTCCGGCTCTCTGGTCAAGCGCGGTGCTCTGGTCAAGGCGACGGTTTCGTTGGGAAGGGAGGTCGTGATCGTGCCGGACGTCTCGGAGCGAGCCCTGCAAGCGGCACAGGTGACCTTGGCCGCCCAGGGCCTGTCGTTGGGCAAGGTGGCGAATGTGTTCAGCGGCGGAGGCCGGCCGGGGACCGTCGTAACCCAAGACCCACCGGCGGGCGCGAGCGTCAACCGCGGACGTCCGGTCGACCTGTATCTGAACCTGGACAACCGAGCGTCGGTCTTCGTCATGCCCGATCTGGTATACCGCGGGTACGCGGAGGTCCGTCGCTACTTCGAGCGTCGGGACATGCGGCTGGGCAGTGTGAAGTTCGAGTCATACGAGGGCATTTCTCCAGGCATTATTCTGAGGCAGCATCCGTTGCCCGGTCACCCTTTGCGCAAGTCCGACGTGATCTCTCTGGTCGTGACCCACGAGGAGCTCGAAAGCTGA